The Burkholderia cepacia genome includes a region encoding these proteins:
- the dkgB gene encoding 2,5-didehydrogluconate reductase DkgB, giving the protein MSKIPAFGLGTFRLQGQVVIDSVRNGLEVGYRAIDTAQIYGNEAEVGEAIAASGVRREDLFLTTKIWVDNYAKDKLVPSLQESLDKLRTDHVDLTLIHWPAPGNGVSIQAFMTALADAKAKGLTRQIGISNFNIELTKEAIAAVGKEAIATNQIELSPYLQNRKLVEFLNAEGIHVTSYMTLAYGKVLGDPVIGAIAQRHDATPAQVALAWALQLGYSVIPSSTKRENLASNLLAQTLRLTDEDMAQIAALERNGREVDPAGLAPKWD; this is encoded by the coding sequence ATGAGCAAGATCCCCGCTTTCGGCCTCGGTACGTTCCGCCTGCAAGGCCAGGTGGTCATCGACTCGGTGCGCAACGGCCTCGAAGTCGGCTACCGCGCGATCGACACCGCGCAGATCTACGGCAACGAAGCCGAAGTCGGCGAAGCGATCGCCGCGTCGGGCGTGCGCCGCGAAGACCTGTTCCTCACGACGAAGATCTGGGTCGACAACTACGCGAAGGACAAGCTCGTGCCGAGCCTTCAGGAAAGCCTCGACAAGCTGCGCACCGACCACGTCGACCTGACGCTGATCCACTGGCCGGCCCCGGGCAACGGCGTGTCGATCCAGGCGTTCATGACCGCGCTGGCCGACGCGAAGGCGAAGGGCCTCACGCGCCAGATCGGCATCTCGAACTTCAACATCGAACTGACGAAGGAAGCGATCGCGGCCGTCGGCAAGGAAGCGATCGCGACGAACCAGATCGAACTGAGCCCCTACCTGCAGAACCGCAAGCTCGTCGAATTCCTGAACGCCGAAGGCATCCACGTGACGTCGTACATGACGCTCGCGTACGGCAAGGTGCTCGGCGACCCGGTGATCGGCGCGATCGCGCAGCGTCACGACGCGACGCCGGCACAGGTCGCACTCGCGTGGGCGCTGCAGCTCGGCTACTCGGTGATTCCGTCGTCGACGAAGCGCGAGAACCTCGCGAGCAACCTGCTCGCGCAGACGCTGCGCCTGACCGACGAAGACATGGCGCAGATCGCCGCGCTCGAGCGCAACGGCCGCGAAGTCGACCCGGCCGGCCTCGCGCCGAAGTGGGACTGA